The genomic window CGCCGCACGTCGCGCAGGCTGCCCGCCGCCGACGCCACGGCGGAGGCGTCCTGGCTGCAGCCGTACCCGGACCGGCTGCTCGACGAGATCGCGCCGACCGACGACCAGCCGGACGCGGTGGCGGTGTCCCGGGAGACGATCGAGCTGGCGTTCATCGTCGCGCTGCAGGTGCTGCCGCCGCGGCAGCGTGCGGTGTTCCTCGCCCGCGACGTGCTCGGATGGCCGGCCGCCGAGGCTGCCGCGCTGCTCGGCACCAGCGTCGCGGCGGCGAACAGCGCGCTGCAGCGGGCCAGGACGACGCTGGCCGGGCACATCCCGGCACGACGGGCCGACTGGCCGTCCCCCGACCTCACCGCCGACGAGAAGCGGCTGCTGGCCGAGTTCGTCGAGGCCAACGAGCGGTGCGACGCCGCGGCGGCGATCCGGATCGCGTCCCGGGACATCCGGATCACGATGCCGCCGGACCGCCTGGAGTTCCGCGGGCTGGACGCGATCGCACCGCTGATCGAGCGGGCCGTCGGACCGGACCGGGAGGGCGACTGGCGACTGGTGCCGATCGCGGTCAACCGGATGCCGGCTGCGGCGAGCTACCTGCGGCGCCCCGGAGACACGGTGTTCCGCGCGTTCAAGATCGACGTCCTGCGGGTGGCCGACGGCCGGATCGTCGAGATCACGACGTTCGGCACGCTGCTGTTCCCGGCACTCGGCCTGCCACCGACGCTGGCCGACGCGGCCGCGGGGCGCGGGGTCGTCAGCGTGAGCTGAAGACCTCGCGGATCGCCTCGCGGACACGGTCGGCGATCGTGCTCCGCGTAGCCGGTTGCGGATGCCGCGGCGCGGACGCCTCCGCCACCCGCAGCGCCCGCCCCATCCGGAGCCGCTCGTTCGCGTCCAGGCGTTCCCGCACCACCGGGAACTCCTCGGTCTCCTCGTGGTCGGCGTGCGCGATGATCTCCACCGCCAACCGGGTGAAGCGGGCGTCGAACTCGTCCGAGGCGGGGTCCAGCCGG from Cryptosporangium aurantiacum includes these protein-coding regions:
- a CDS encoding RNA polymerase subunit sigma-70, translated to MTAFETLTEPHRRELHVHCYRMLASFHEAEDAVQETYLRAWRSRDRLEDRSGVRPWLYRIATNVCLDALRRTSRRLPAADATAEASWLQPYPDRLLDEIAPTDDQPDAVAVSRETIELAFIVALQVLPPRQRAVFLARDVLGWPAAEAAALLGTSVAAANSALQRARTTLAGHIPARRADWPSPDLTADEKRLLAEFVEANERCDAAAAIRIASRDIRITMPPDRLEFRGLDAIAPLIERAVGPDREGDWRLVPIAVNRMPAAASYLRRPGDTVFRAFKIDVLRVADGRIVEITTFGTLLFPALGLPPTLADAAAGRGVVSVS